A genomic region of Lytechinus pictus isolate F3 Inbred chromosome 2, Lp3.0, whole genome shotgun sequence contains the following coding sequences:
- the LOC129270636 gene encoding gamma-glutamylcyclotransferase-like, whose amino-acid sequence MDSGALSNDGDSFLYFGFASNLLRARIHIGTPTAELVGPAKLEGYRLCFQVYPGWSVKESLWNGAPASIIESPQGHVWGAVWRLHKSDLANLDPPESSYKAFDVTVTSPEGMEYVCRTYQMMNGQEEELPSPYYMKVITEGAVESGLPKTYVEFLRSIKHNGQTNPPDIMNEIFK is encoded by the exons ATGGACAGTGGTGCACTGAG TAATGATGGGGATTCATTTCTGTATTTTGGGTTTGCCAGCAACCTGCTGAGAGCCCGTATACACATTGGTACCCCAACCGCGGAGCTAGTTGGTCCAGCTAAACTAGAG GGTTACAGACTTTGTTTTCAAGTGTACCCCGGATGGAGTGTAAAAGAAAGTCTATGGAACGGAGCCCCTGCCTCTATTATAGAGAGTCCTCAAGGTCACGTCTGGGGAGCAGTATGGCGTCTCCACAAATCAGATCTGGCTAATCTAGATCC GCCGGAATCTAGCTATAAAGCATTTGACGTCACGGTGACGTCACCAGAGGGTATGGAATACGTTTGTCGCACCTATCAGATGATGAATGGCCAAGAGGAAGAACTTCCATCACCATACTACATGAAGGTCATCACAGAGGGCGCCGTAGAGTCTGGCCTTCCAAAAACCTACGTCGAGTTCTTAAGGTCAATCAAGCACAATGGACAGACTAACCCACCAGATATCatgaatgaaatattcaaatga
- the LOC135153148 gene encoding gamma-glutamylcyclotransferase-like: protein MSVQKAPNDKFFYFCYASNLLKSRFHLYVPSAEFVSPAKLEGYRLNFRSYPGWTLETSQWRGSLCSIEEDQQAHVWGAIWRLDKTDVKGLYPTLYRYSSPEITVTTPEGHTYLCHTYHMAPDLEGANEEPPSPHYMKVMIEGAIESNLPSSYVDYLKTIKDNGDTNPPPVMAQIYKK from the exons ATGAGTGTGCAAAA GGCTCCGAATGATAAATTCTTCTATTTCTGCTACGCTAGCAATCTATTAAAGTCGAGGTTTCATCTTTATGTACCATCAGCCGAGTTTGTAAGCCCAGCGAAACTTGAG GGTTATAGATTGAATTTCCGCAGCTACCCTGGATGGACCCTCGAAACGAGTCAATGGAGAGGGTCGTTATGTTCCATTGAAGAGGATCAACAGGCTCATGTATGGGGAGCAATATGGAGACTGGATAAAACTGATGTCAAAGGACTATATCC GACCCTCTACCGATACTCTTCACCGGAAATCACAGTAACAACCCCAGAGGGCCACACCTACTTATGCCACACCTACCACATGGCGCCTGACTTAGAGGGAGCCAATGAGGAGCCTCCGTCACCCCACTACATGAAGGTCATGATCGAGGGCGCTATAGAATCAAACCTGCCTTCGTCTTACGTTGACTACCTAAAAACAATCAAGGACAATGGCGATACTAATCCTCCACCTGTCATGGCTCAAATATATAAGAAATAG
- the LOC135153149 gene encoding uncharacterized protein LOC135153149 produces the protein MDETSRGSEGTFLYYGYGSNLMKERIHLKNPSAVFVDVAELKDHKLCFGGQSEWMSDRWHGGVATVEERNGSSVWGIVWRLEEKDLASLDFQEGKGVVYRRKEVIVTSQDGTRHTCWTYSIIDFKESTPSPQYMDVIRKGADQNSLPEYYLEWLRSIEDNGYSGQVEIMNLIDTESSDDTFLYFGYGSNMLKARIHVHNPTAQLVGPAKLEGYKLCFHAYPDWIGYWKGAPATIKKAPGDHLWGVVWRLHISDRDHLDSQESEYSVLDVTVTTPEGSSHVCRTYQLDDNVEEMAPSPHYMKVLIEGAKQSRVPSSYVQRLEAIPHNGDKDPPPIMATLFKSTTSQS, from the exons ATGGACGAAACTTCAAGAGGGTCTGAAGGCACATTTTTGTATTATGGATATGGCAGTAATCtaatgaaagagagaattcaCTTGAAAAACCCGTCTGCTGTTTTTGTTGACGTCGCAGAATTAAAg GATCACAAGCTATGTTTTGGAGGACAAAGCGAATGGATGAGTGATAGATGGCATGGTGGTGTCGCTACTGTTGAAGAAAGGAATGGGAGTTCTGTGTGGGGCATAGTGTGGAGATTGGAGGAAAAGGATCTCGCAAGTCTGGATTT TCAAGAGGGTAAAGGCGTTGTTTACAGACGAAAGGAAGTCATTGTGACATCACAAGATGGTACCCGTCATACATGTTGGACATACAGCATAATAGACTTTAAGGAGAGCACCCCTTCACCTCAATACATGGATGTGATCAGGAAAGGGGCCGATCAAAACTCTCTCCCTGAGTATTACCTTGAATGGCTGAGATCGATTGAGgataacggatacagcggacagGTGGAAATCATGAATTTAATCGATACCGA GAGTAGTGATGATACCTTCCTCTACTTTGGGTACGGTAGCAACATGTTGAAAGCTAGGATTCATGTGCACAATCCTACTGCGCAGCTAGTTGGTCCAGCTAAACTTGAG GGTTATAAGCTGTGTTTTCATGCCTATCCTGATTGGATAGGTTACTGGAAAGGTGCTCCTGCTACTATCAAGAAAGCTCCAGGTGATCATCTATGGGGTGTAGTGTGGAGACTACATATATCAGACCGAGATCACCTAGATAG TCAAGAAAGTGAATACAGCGTCCTGGATGTTACCGTGACAACACCAGAAGGCAGCAGTCATGTTTGTCGCACTTATCAACTTGATGACAATGTAGAGGAGATGGCTCCCTCACCGCATTACATGAAAGTTTTGATAGAGGGCGCCAAACAATCGCGAGTTCCTTCCTCTTATGTTCAACGTCTTGAAGCGATACCTCACAACGGAGATAAGGATCCCCCTCCTATTATGGCCACTCTCTTCAAATCTACTACATCTCAGTCGTGA